The following proteins are encoded in a genomic region of Oncorhynchus kisutch isolate 150728-3 linkage group LG6, Okis_V2, whole genome shotgun sequence:
- the LOC109892009 gene encoding serotonin N-acetyltransferase-like, with protein sequence MSLVGALPFLKPRLSPSVSPGRQRRHTLPASEFRPLNTQDAISVFEIEKEAFISVSGDCPLHLDEVRHFLTLCPELSMGWFEEGRLVAFIIGSQWDQDRLTLDALTLHKPKGSTVHIHVLAVHRTFRQQGKGPILMWRYLQYLRCLPYVRRAVLMCEDFLVPFYQKSGFKVQGRCSITVASLTFTEMQYPVRGHALMRRNSEAIGFPQTVLLLEEPIQRSESALLLEEQTQRTEPESADV encoded by the exons ATGTCTCTAGTGGGCGCCTTGCCTTTCCTGAAACCGCGCCTATCCCCTTCTGTTTCTCCTGGGCGCCAAAGAAGACACACATTGCCAGCAAGCGAGTTCCGACCGCTCAACACGCAAGATGCCATCAGCGTGTTCGAAATCGAGAAAGAGG CCTTTATATCTGTGTCTGGAGACTGCCCGCTCCACCTTGATGAGGTGCGTCATTTCCTCACGCTGTGTCCAGAGCTGTCCATGGGCTGGTTTGAGGAGGGGAGACTAGTAGCCTTCATCATTGGGTCCCAATGGGACCAGGACAGACTCACCCTA GATGCCCTAACTCTTCACAAGCCCAAAGGTTCCACAGTTCATATCCATGTGTTGGCGGTCCACCGGACCTTCCGGCAGCAGGGCAAGGGCCCTATCCTGATGTGGCGCTACCTGCAGTACCTACGCTGCCTGCCCTATGTGCGCCGTGCAGTGCTCATGTGCGAGGACTTCCTGGTTCCCTTCTACCAGAAGTCTGGCTTCAAGGTGCAGGGCCGCTGTTCCATCACGGTGGCATCACTGACCTTCACAGAGATGCAGTACCCTGTGAGGGGCCATGCCCTGATGCGGCGCAACAGTGAAGCTATTGGTTTTCCTCAGACTGTGTTATTATTGGAGGAACCAATTCAGAGGAGTGAGTCTGCATTGTTATTGGAGGAACAGACTCAGAGGACTGAGCCTGAGTCTGCTGATGTGTAA